One segment of Deltaproteobacteria bacterium CG11_big_fil_rev_8_21_14_0_20_49_13 DNA contains the following:
- a CDS encoding RNA 2',3'-cyclic phosphodiesterase, translating into MTKIRSFLAFDIPPEVKQKLSRLISDFSKKEKGVKWLNASLLHVTMKFFGDVEEELLMGDIVDSIGSVTSSCAPVSLDCQGLGVFPNWKYPNVIWAGFLGDVELVLSMQAELEKALAKYPIKKDDRAFRLHLTIGRAKELKSTSLLMKQINELGPISFGKVVIDHLTLYKSVLTKEGSVYTALKKFDLKKDEARNRKSDVRSQTSDT; encoded by the coding sequence ATGACGAAAATTCGTTCATTCCTCGCATTTGATATTCCGCCCGAGGTGAAACAGAAGCTTTCGCGCCTCATCTCGGACTTTTCCAAGAAAGAGAAGGGAGTGAAGTGGCTCAACGCTTCACTGCTTCACGTTACCATGAAGTTCTTCGGCGATGTTGAAGAAGAACTGCTCATGGGTGACATTGTAGATTCCATAGGATCCGTTACAAGTTCTTGTGCTCCGGTATCGCTTGATTGTCAGGGGCTTGGGGTCTTTCCTAACTGGAAATATCCAAATGTCATCTGGGCGGGATTTTTGGGCGATGTTGAGCTGGTCCTTTCGATGCAGGCAGAACTAGAAAAGGCGCTCGCAAAATATCCCATTAAAAAGGACGATCGGGCGTTCAGACTTCACCTGACCATCGGTCGCGCGAAAGAGTTGAAGAGCACGAGCCTTCTTATGAAGCAGATAAATGAGCTGGGTCCCATCAGCTTTGGCAAGGTGGTGATAGATCATCTTACATTATACAAAAGTGTGTTGACAAAAGAGGGAAGTGTTTATACGGCCCTGAAGAAATTCGATCTAAAGAAGGACGAAGCCAGAAACCGGAAGTCAGATGTCAGATCTCAGACCTCCGACACCTGA